In one Antennarius striatus isolate MH-2024 chromosome 15, ASM4005453v1, whole genome shotgun sequence genomic region, the following are encoded:
- the sec31a gene encoding protein transport protein Sec31A isoform X2: MKLKEVQRTAIQSWSPAQHHPIYLATGTSAQQLDASFSTNASLEFFELDLTEPSLDMKSCGSFSSSHRYHKLVWGPYGMDGGGGHPSGVLIAGGENGDVILYDPAKIMAGESDVIVAESKKHTGPVRALDVNPFQTNLVASGSNESEIYIWDMNNFGSPMAPGPKTQPLEDISCVSWNRQVQHILASASPSGRASVWDLRKNDLIIKVSDHSNRMHCSGLAWNPEVATQLVLASEDDRMPVIQMWDLRFATSPLKILENHTRGILAIAWSLADPELLLSCGKDSRILCWNPNTGEVLYELPTSSHWCFDIQWCPRNPAVLSAAGFDGHIDIFSIMGGSSQAQSQRHRDQISNSFGNMDPFGTGQTLPPLQMPAPAAPVATSIPLKKPPKWIRRPVGASFSFGGKLVSLENAVSNPQQPQQPTSHVVRISQVVTETAFLKRSEQLQATLSAGSFVDFCQQKMDVAENEFEKSLWSFLKANFESDTRSKYLELLGYNREKLALKISAALEEKPAEPVQNIQVEVPAPPSLQLLPDLSLLQPADNPEAAFDLIAASNLPVVNSTPDLETEQLAGEEPEDAPPVEPEENVDQVLPEEEAEEEEEEEEEEIPLDEETTAPVEEEEKEEEPSPTDAPAPAEEPAEAPSPSHPGGVSLSISQDVDGLITQALLTGDFSGAVELCLHDNRMADSIILAIAGGSELLEKTQKKYFMKTHSKITKLISAVVTKDWLDILKTCDLQNWKEALAAVMTYAQPEEFSSLCDLLGGRLEAAEDPQLRSQACLCYICAGNVEKLVCCWSRVQNGHCPLSLQDLVEKVVVLRRAVEQTQRSGPAAIGVFLAEKMSQYANLLASQGSLSTAITYLPDNTNQVSIQQLRDRLCRALGQQAATPAAAPTQRAPSQPTAPSQAPPQHPFAPPQPPTAAPVPMATCAASAPAVPQYYQPVRAASTVTSWSNQTPTAFPNVPPPPQAGSASDKQAAPPNPAYGMTPPCSAAAPPSSSAAAPAYAFSHQYQPYPQVDQYPPAAGGGSVYQPLHYSSVAPPPPPAEPPGFLSQYTQPVPSQPAPPVYPGQPAFHQCPPSSSPLSHPPPFFPSSSSSSSFSSPPPSGASFQHGGPGSPVSYMPPPPQSGVSGPQNGWNDPPALSRTSKKKSSENFVPPAPITAPIMAPLGTDPQAQPVFPGGPQGMIQGPHGTQVPYSGMHQQQFSPATMNPAMPKTSTEGAPGAPRGDLIQPLQSIPTEKITKKPIPDEHLVLKTTFESLIQKCLAVATDPQTKRKLDEANKRLEALYDKLREQTLSPAIVSGLHNIARSIETRSYADGLNIHTHIVSNSNFSETSAFMPVLKVVLTQANKLGV; this comes from the exons atgaaacTTAAAGAGGTCCAGCGTACGGCCATCCAGAGCTGGAGTCCCGCCCAGCACCACCCAATCTACCTGGCGACAG gaaCGTCAGCCCAGCAGCTGGACGCCTCTTTCAGCACCAATGCCTCGCTGGAGTTTTTTGAGCTGGACTTAACTGAACCGTCTCTGGACATGAAGTCCTGCggcagcttctcctcctctcacaG GTACCACAAGCTTGTCTGGGGTCCGTACGGGATGGACGGCGGCGGCGGACACCCGTCCGGCGTTCTCATCGCCGGAGGCGAAAATGGCGACGTCATCCTGTACGACCCCGCAAAGATCATGGCGGGAGAGAGCGACGTGATCGTGGCCGAGAGCAAGAAGCACACGGGGCCCGTCAGAGCCCTCGATGTTAACCCGTTCCAG ACGAACCTGGTGGCGTCAGGCAGTAACGAATCAGAAATCTACATCTGGGACATGAATAACTTTGGCTCTCCGATGGCGCCGGGACCCAAAACTCAG CCTCTGGAGGACATCAGCTGCGTGTCGTGGAACAGGCAGGTCCAACACATCCTGGCCTCCGCCAGCCCGAGCGGCCGAGCATCGGTGTGGGACCTCCGCAAGAACGACCTCATCATTAAAGTCAGCGACCACAGCAACAGA atgCATTGTTCTGGATTAGCCTGGAACCCAGAAGTGGCCACTCAGCTGGTCTTGGCCTCGGAGGACGACCGGATGCCGGTCATCCAGATGTGGGATTTACGTTTCGCAACCTCTCCCCTCAAGATTTTAGAGAATCACACTCG AGGCATCCTGGCCATCGCCTGGAGCTTGGCCGATCCTGAGCTGCTCCTCAGCTGCGGGAAGGACAGCAGGATTCTGTGCTGGAATCCGAACACAGGAGAG GTGTTGTACGAGCTTCCCACCAGCAGCCACTGGTGCTTCGACATCCAGTGGTGTCCCCGGAACCCCGCGGTGCTGTCGGCCGCCGGCTTCGACGGACACATCGACATCTTCTCCATCATGGGGGGCAGTAGCCAGGCGCAGAGTCAGCGACACCGTGACCAG ATCAGCAACTCGTTTGGGAACATGGATCCTTTCGGGACCGGGCAGACTTTACCCCCGCTGCAGATGCCCGCACCCGCAGCCCCGGTGGCAACGAGCATCCCCCTAAAGAAGCCTCCCAAGTGGATCCGTCGACCCGTCGGAGCCTCGTTTTCC TTCGGCGGGAAGCTGGTGTCTTTGGAGAACGCGGTGTCGAACCCTCAGCAGCCTCAGCAGCCCACCTCGCACGTCGTTCGCATCAGCCAGGTCGTCACGGAAACGGCCTTTCTGAAGCGCTCCGAGCAGCTGCAGGCCACGCTGAGCGCTGGCAGCTTCGTGGATTTCTGCCAGCAGAAGATGGACGTGGCGGAAAACGAGTTTGAAAAGTCTCTCTGGTCTTTTCTCAag GCTAATTTTGAAAGCGACACCCGCAGCAAGTACCTGGAACTTTTGGGCTACAACAGGGAGAAGCTGGCCTTAAAG ATTTCAGCAGCACTGGAGGAAAAACCTGCTGAACCGGTGCAG AACATCCAGGTGGAggttcctgccccccccagcctgcAGCTCCTACCggacctcagcctcctgcagCCCGCCGACAATCCTGAGGCAGCGTTCGACTTGATCGCTGCGTCAAACCTTCCGGTCGTGAACTCAACTCCTGACCTGGAGACCGAACAGCTGGCGGGAGAAGAACCGGAGGACGCTCCTCCTGTGGAACCAGAAGAAAACGTTGATCAGGTTCTCccagaagaggaagcagaggaggaggaggaggaggaggaggaggagatcccTTTAGATGAG GAGACAACGGCTCcagtagaggaggaggagaaagaagaggagccCAGTCCCACTGacgctccagctccagctgagGAACCGGCTGAGGCTCCATCTCCATCCCATCCAGGCGGCGTCAGTCTTAGCATCAGTCAAG ACGTCGACGGGCTGATCACGCAGGCTCTGCTCACCGGAGACTTCAGCGGAGCTGTGGAGCtctgtctccatgacaacaggaTGGCGGACAGCATCATCCTGGCCATCGCAGGAGGGTCCGAGCTCTTAGAGAAAACCCAGAAGAAGTATTTTATGAAAACGCACAGCAAGATAACCAAG CTGATCAGCGCCGTGGTGACAAAAGACTGGTTGGACATCCTGAAGACGTGTGACCTGCAGAACTGGAAGGAGGCCCTGGCCGCCGTGATGACCTACGCTCAGCCAGAGGAGTTCTCCTCTCTCTGCG ATCTTCTCGGAGGCCGACTGGAAGCGGCCGAGGACCCCCAGCTACGATCGCAAGCCTGCCTGTGTTACATCTGCGCCGGCAACGTGGAGAAACTGGTGTGTTGTTGGAGCAGAGTGCAGAACGGACACTGTCCGCTGtccctccag GACCTGGTGGAGAAGGTGGTGGTTCTGAGGCGAGCTGTGGAGCAGACCCAGCGCTCCGGTCCCGCTGCCATCGGCGTCTTCCTGGCTGAGAAGATGAGTCAGTACGCCAACCTGCTGGCGTCGCAGGGGAGCCTCTCCACCGCCATCACCTACCTGCCCGACAACACCAACCAG GTTTCCATCCAGCAGCTTCGGGATCGTCTCTGTCGCGCTCTGGGGCAGCAGGCGGCgactccagcagcagcaccaaccCAACGAGCTCCGTCTCAGCCGACCGCTCCGTCTCAGGCCCCGCCCCAGCATCCGTTCGCCCCGCCCCAGCCTCCGACGGCGGCTCCGGTACCCATGGCGACATGTGCCGCATCCGCCCCAGCAGTGCCACAGTATTACCAGCCG GTGAGGGCTGCCTCCACCGTCACCTCATGGAGTAACCAAACCCCCACAGCTTTCCCCaatgtccctcctcctcctcaagcAGGCAGCGCCTCAGACAAACAG GCGGCGCCTCCGAACCCTGCCTACGGGATGACGCCCCCCTGCTCGGCGGCTGCGCCTCCAtcctcctccgccgccgcccCGGCGTACGCGTTCTCCCATCAGTACCAGC CCTACCCCCAGGTCGACCAGTACCCACCTGCCGCTGGGGGGGGCTCTGTCTATCAGCCTCTTCACTACTCCTctgttgctcctcctcctcctcctgccgagCCTCCCGGTTTCCTCTCTCAGTACACTCAGCCCGTCCCGTCTCAGCCGGCACCTCCGGTCTATCCCGGCCAGCCTGCCTTCCACCAgtgccccccctcctcctcccctctctcacATCCTCCCCCTTTctttccatcctcctcctcctcttcctccttttcttcgcCTCCGCCCTCCGGAGCATCTTTCCAGCATGGCGGTCCAGGATCTCCTGTGTCGTACATGCCTCCTCCACCACAGAGCGGCGTCTCAG ggCCTCAGAACGGCTGGAACGACCCCCCAGCTCTGAGTAGGACATCCAAAAAGAAG TCTTCAGAGAACTTTGTGCCCCCTGCCCCCATCACTGCCCCCATCATGGCTCCTCTGGGCACCGACCCTCAGGCCCAGCCTGTATTCCCTGGGGGCCCTCAGGGTATGATCCAGGGCCCTCACGGTACCCAGGTCCCCTATTCAGGCATGCACCAGCAGCAGTTCTCACCTGCAACCATGAACCCTGCAATGCCCAAGACCAGCACAGAGGGCGCTCCAGGAGCACCGAGGGGGGACCTCATCCAG CCTCTTCAGTCTATCCCCACTGAGAAGATCACCAAGAAGCCCATCCCCGACGAGCACCTGGTCCTGAAGACCACGTTTGAGAGCCTCATCCAGAAGTGCTTGGCTGTCGCGACCGACCCT CAAACCAAGAGGAAACTGGATGAGGCCAACAAACGTCTGGAGGCGCTCTACGACAAACTCCGAGAGCAGACG ctgtctcctgccATCGTCAGCGGCCTACACAACATCGCCAGGAGTATAGAAACTAGATCCTACGCGGATGGCCTCAACATCCACACCCACATCGTCAGCAACAGCAACTTCAGCGAGACATCGGCGTTCATGCCCGTCCTCAAGGTGGTGCTGACGCAAGCCAACAAGCTGGGGGTCTAA
- the sec31a gene encoding protein transport protein Sec31A isoform X1: MKLKEVQRTAIQSWSPAQHHPIYLATGTSAQQLDASFSTNASLEFFELDLTEPSLDMKSCGSFSSSHRYHKLVWGPYGMDGGGGHPSGVLIAGGENGDVILYDPAKIMAGESDVIVAESKKHTGPVRALDVNPFQTNLVASGSNESEIYIWDMNNFGSPMAPGPKTQPLEDISCVSWNRQVQHILASASPSGRASVWDLRKNDLIIKVSDHSNRMHCSGLAWNPEVATQLVLASEDDRMPVIQMWDLRFATSPLKILENHTRGILAIAWSLADPELLLSCGKDSRILCWNPNTGEVLYELPTSSHWCFDIQWCPRNPAVLSAAGFDGHIDIFSIMGGSSQAQSQRHRDQISNSFGNMDPFGTGQTLPPLQMPAPAAPVATSIPLKKPPKWIRRPVGASFSFGGKLVSLENAVSNPQQPQQPTSHVVRISQVVTETAFLKRSEQLQATLSAGSFVDFCQQKMDVAENEFEKSLWSFLKANFESDTRSKYLELLGYNREKLALKISAALEEKPAEPVQNIQVEVPAPPSLQLLPDLSLLQPADNPEAAFDLIAASNLPVVNSTPDLETEQLAGEEPEDAPPVEPEENVDQVLPEEEAEEEEEEEEEEIPLDEETTAPVEEEEKEEEPSPTDAPAPAEEPAEAPSPSHPGGVSLSISQDVDGLITQALLTGDFSGAVELCLHDNRMADSIILAIAGGSELLEKTQKKYFMKTHSKITKLISAVVTKDWLDILKTCDLQNWKEALAAVMTYAQPEEFSSLCDLLGGRLEAAEDPQLRSQACLCYICAGNVEKLVCCWSRVQNGHCPLSLQDLVEKVVVLRRAVEQTQRSGPAAIGVFLAEKMSQYANLLASQGSLSTAITYLPDNTNQVSIQQLRDRLCRALGQQAATPAAAPTQRAPSQPTAPSQAPPQHPFAPPQPPTAAPVPMATCAASAPAVPQYYQPVRAASTVTSWSNQTPTAFPNVPPPPQAGSASDKQAAPPNPAYGMTPPCSAAAPPSSSAAAPAYAFSHQYQPYPQVDQYPPAAGGGSVYQPLHYSSVAPPPPPAEPPGFLSQYTQPVPSQPAPPVYPGQPAFHQCPPSSSPLSHPPPFFPSSSSSSSFSSPPPSGASFQHGGPGSPVSYMPPPPQSGVSGPQNGWNDPPALSRTSKKKQSSENFVPPAPITAPIMAPLGTDPQAQPVFPGGPQGMIQGPHGTQVPYSGMHQQQFSPATMNPAMPKTSTEGAPGAPRGDLIQPLQSIPTEKITKKPIPDEHLVLKTTFESLIQKCLAVATDPQTKRKLDEANKRLEALYDKLREQTLSPAIVSGLHNIARSIETRSYADGLNIHTHIVSNSNFSETSAFMPVLKVVLTQANKLGV, from the exons atgaaacTTAAAGAGGTCCAGCGTACGGCCATCCAGAGCTGGAGTCCCGCCCAGCACCACCCAATCTACCTGGCGACAG gaaCGTCAGCCCAGCAGCTGGACGCCTCTTTCAGCACCAATGCCTCGCTGGAGTTTTTTGAGCTGGACTTAACTGAACCGTCTCTGGACATGAAGTCCTGCggcagcttctcctcctctcacaG GTACCACAAGCTTGTCTGGGGTCCGTACGGGATGGACGGCGGCGGCGGACACCCGTCCGGCGTTCTCATCGCCGGAGGCGAAAATGGCGACGTCATCCTGTACGACCCCGCAAAGATCATGGCGGGAGAGAGCGACGTGATCGTGGCCGAGAGCAAGAAGCACACGGGGCCCGTCAGAGCCCTCGATGTTAACCCGTTCCAG ACGAACCTGGTGGCGTCAGGCAGTAACGAATCAGAAATCTACATCTGGGACATGAATAACTTTGGCTCTCCGATGGCGCCGGGACCCAAAACTCAG CCTCTGGAGGACATCAGCTGCGTGTCGTGGAACAGGCAGGTCCAACACATCCTGGCCTCCGCCAGCCCGAGCGGCCGAGCATCGGTGTGGGACCTCCGCAAGAACGACCTCATCATTAAAGTCAGCGACCACAGCAACAGA atgCATTGTTCTGGATTAGCCTGGAACCCAGAAGTGGCCACTCAGCTGGTCTTGGCCTCGGAGGACGACCGGATGCCGGTCATCCAGATGTGGGATTTACGTTTCGCAACCTCTCCCCTCAAGATTTTAGAGAATCACACTCG AGGCATCCTGGCCATCGCCTGGAGCTTGGCCGATCCTGAGCTGCTCCTCAGCTGCGGGAAGGACAGCAGGATTCTGTGCTGGAATCCGAACACAGGAGAG GTGTTGTACGAGCTTCCCACCAGCAGCCACTGGTGCTTCGACATCCAGTGGTGTCCCCGGAACCCCGCGGTGCTGTCGGCCGCCGGCTTCGACGGACACATCGACATCTTCTCCATCATGGGGGGCAGTAGCCAGGCGCAGAGTCAGCGACACCGTGACCAG ATCAGCAACTCGTTTGGGAACATGGATCCTTTCGGGACCGGGCAGACTTTACCCCCGCTGCAGATGCCCGCACCCGCAGCCCCGGTGGCAACGAGCATCCCCCTAAAGAAGCCTCCCAAGTGGATCCGTCGACCCGTCGGAGCCTCGTTTTCC TTCGGCGGGAAGCTGGTGTCTTTGGAGAACGCGGTGTCGAACCCTCAGCAGCCTCAGCAGCCCACCTCGCACGTCGTTCGCATCAGCCAGGTCGTCACGGAAACGGCCTTTCTGAAGCGCTCCGAGCAGCTGCAGGCCACGCTGAGCGCTGGCAGCTTCGTGGATTTCTGCCAGCAGAAGATGGACGTGGCGGAAAACGAGTTTGAAAAGTCTCTCTGGTCTTTTCTCAag GCTAATTTTGAAAGCGACACCCGCAGCAAGTACCTGGAACTTTTGGGCTACAACAGGGAGAAGCTGGCCTTAAAG ATTTCAGCAGCACTGGAGGAAAAACCTGCTGAACCGGTGCAG AACATCCAGGTGGAggttcctgccccccccagcctgcAGCTCCTACCggacctcagcctcctgcagCCCGCCGACAATCCTGAGGCAGCGTTCGACTTGATCGCTGCGTCAAACCTTCCGGTCGTGAACTCAACTCCTGACCTGGAGACCGAACAGCTGGCGGGAGAAGAACCGGAGGACGCTCCTCCTGTGGAACCAGAAGAAAACGTTGATCAGGTTCTCccagaagaggaagcagaggaggaggaggaggaggaggaggaggagatcccTTTAGATGAG GAGACAACGGCTCcagtagaggaggaggagaaagaagaggagccCAGTCCCACTGacgctccagctccagctgagGAACCGGCTGAGGCTCCATCTCCATCCCATCCAGGCGGCGTCAGTCTTAGCATCAGTCAAG ACGTCGACGGGCTGATCACGCAGGCTCTGCTCACCGGAGACTTCAGCGGAGCTGTGGAGCtctgtctccatgacaacaggaTGGCGGACAGCATCATCCTGGCCATCGCAGGAGGGTCCGAGCTCTTAGAGAAAACCCAGAAGAAGTATTTTATGAAAACGCACAGCAAGATAACCAAG CTGATCAGCGCCGTGGTGACAAAAGACTGGTTGGACATCCTGAAGACGTGTGACCTGCAGAACTGGAAGGAGGCCCTGGCCGCCGTGATGACCTACGCTCAGCCAGAGGAGTTCTCCTCTCTCTGCG ATCTTCTCGGAGGCCGACTGGAAGCGGCCGAGGACCCCCAGCTACGATCGCAAGCCTGCCTGTGTTACATCTGCGCCGGCAACGTGGAGAAACTGGTGTGTTGTTGGAGCAGAGTGCAGAACGGACACTGTCCGCTGtccctccag GACCTGGTGGAGAAGGTGGTGGTTCTGAGGCGAGCTGTGGAGCAGACCCAGCGCTCCGGTCCCGCTGCCATCGGCGTCTTCCTGGCTGAGAAGATGAGTCAGTACGCCAACCTGCTGGCGTCGCAGGGGAGCCTCTCCACCGCCATCACCTACCTGCCCGACAACACCAACCAG GTTTCCATCCAGCAGCTTCGGGATCGTCTCTGTCGCGCTCTGGGGCAGCAGGCGGCgactccagcagcagcaccaaccCAACGAGCTCCGTCTCAGCCGACCGCTCCGTCTCAGGCCCCGCCCCAGCATCCGTTCGCCCCGCCCCAGCCTCCGACGGCGGCTCCGGTACCCATGGCGACATGTGCCGCATCCGCCCCAGCAGTGCCACAGTATTACCAGCCG GTGAGGGCTGCCTCCACCGTCACCTCATGGAGTAACCAAACCCCCACAGCTTTCCCCaatgtccctcctcctcctcaagcAGGCAGCGCCTCAGACAAACAG GCGGCGCCTCCGAACCCTGCCTACGGGATGACGCCCCCCTGCTCGGCGGCTGCGCCTCCAtcctcctccgccgccgcccCGGCGTACGCGTTCTCCCATCAGTACCAGC CCTACCCCCAGGTCGACCAGTACCCACCTGCCGCTGGGGGGGGCTCTGTCTATCAGCCTCTTCACTACTCCTctgttgctcctcctcctcctcctgccgagCCTCCCGGTTTCCTCTCTCAGTACACTCAGCCCGTCCCGTCTCAGCCGGCACCTCCGGTCTATCCCGGCCAGCCTGCCTTCCACCAgtgccccccctcctcctcccctctctcacATCCTCCCCCTTTctttccatcctcctcctcctcttcctccttttcttcgcCTCCGCCCTCCGGAGCATCTTTCCAGCATGGCGGTCCAGGATCTCCTGTGTCGTACATGCCTCCTCCACCACAGAGCGGCGTCTCAG ggCCTCAGAACGGCTGGAACGACCCCCCAGCTCTGAGTAGGACATCCAAAAAGAAG CAGTCTTCAGAGAACTTTGTGCCCCCTGCCCCCATCACTGCCCCCATCATGGCTCCTCTGGGCACCGACCCTCAGGCCCAGCCTGTATTCCCTGGGGGCCCTCAGGGTATGATCCAGGGCCCTCACGGTACCCAGGTCCCCTATTCAGGCATGCACCAGCAGCAGTTCTCACCTGCAACCATGAACCCTGCAATGCCCAAGACCAGCACAGAGGGCGCTCCAGGAGCACCGAGGGGGGACCTCATCCAG CCTCTTCAGTCTATCCCCACTGAGAAGATCACCAAGAAGCCCATCCCCGACGAGCACCTGGTCCTGAAGACCACGTTTGAGAGCCTCATCCAGAAGTGCTTGGCTGTCGCGACCGACCCT CAAACCAAGAGGAAACTGGATGAGGCCAACAAACGTCTGGAGGCGCTCTACGACAAACTCCGAGAGCAGACG ctgtctcctgccATCGTCAGCGGCCTACACAACATCGCCAGGAGTATAGAAACTAGATCCTACGCGGATGGCCTCAACATCCACACCCACATCGTCAGCAACAGCAACTTCAGCGAGACATCGGCGTTCATGCCCGTCCTCAAGGTGGTGCTGACGCAAGCCAACAAGCTGGGGGTCTAA